A region from the Neurospora crassa OR74A linkage group V, whole genome shotgun sequence genome encodes:
- a CDS encoding phosphatidylserine decarboxylase proenzyme — MVRIIPNRLKSSSNSLATSRSTSPMRSKGDSASPEGRRDTGLVLDVKIIQARNLAAKDRGGTSDPYLVLTLGDAKYTTSTIPKTLDPIWNEHYQFPINSAQSLSLTGICWDKDRFGKDYLGEFELALDEAFAEDGITDLGPGWIPLKSKRTGKKSSVVSGEVELQLTIVDNSNLEATPRELYDQFISVTKSAPVLDTASQVSSTRSKNAYEFVNGDSDTLGIVYLEIGKITDLPPERNVTKTGFDMDPFVVISLGRQTFRTKTIRHNLNPVYNEKMIFTISNYEQMYSFNFTVIDHDKYSGNDFVASVNLPIREIMENAPKPNPETGLYHLKDIPDYAPVQKSGGRFARLGLSRTASVQSLSKAARPGLSRQNSTATKEPSVAGTPLQIAVDSAQEYGRTALPPPSPALLSPGENPMAAAGAAAMGGEIASQSEGDDDNFTFLTLPLKMKNLEKWESKHSPQLYLRIKYMPYPALRQQFWRALLKQYDADESGRISKVELTTMLDTLGSTLRESTIDSFFQRFPHRMEGDDSDDLTMDEAVICLEDQLEAKSRSTVQGMVDKVKDNVKNLLPGHGKDSGTTSDQEDAETPASGSQLTDSTLNVPDLGTSGEEGDLLDRDDLNLSSSGEEHVVEIKECPICHQPRLNKRKDADIITHIATCASQDWRQVDNLVMGGFVTSSQAQRKWYSKVITKISYGGYKVGANSANILVQDRITGQINEEKMSVYVRLGIRLLYKGLKSNNMETKRIRKLLKSLSVKQGKKYDDPNSKAEIPKFIQFHGLDLSEVAQPLEEFKNFNEFFYRALKPGARPCSAPENPRIVVSPADCRCVVFNSIDTATNVWIKGREFTVKRLLGDAYPEDVARYEGGALGIFRLAPQDYHRFHIPVDGVMRQPKTIEGEYYTVNPMAIRSALDVYGENVRVLVPIDSPVFGRVMVVCVGAMMVGSTVITRNEGDEVKRGEELGYFKFGGSTIVVLFEPGRMVWDEDLVQNSLLPLETLIRVGMSVGHAPDEPQWIPDMPKNEGDITAEDKAEAKRRIQGQVAEESPEDSGNDEVPPPPALGP, encoded by the exons ATGGTCCGCATTATTCCAAACCGTCTCAAGTCATCCAGCAACTCCTTAGCAACTAGCAGAAGCACAAGTCCAATGCGAAGCAAGGGCGATTCAGCAAGCCCCGAGGGGCGCAGAGACACGGGTTTGGTTCTGGATGTCAAGATCATACAG GCCAGAAACCTTGCGGCAAAGGATCGAGGAGGCACATCGGATCCG TACCTCGTATTGACCCTGGGCGACGCCAAATACACGACCTCCACGATACCAAAGACTCTCGACCCGATCTGGAACGAACACTACCAGTTTCCCATCAACAGCGCGCAAAGTCTTTCCCTCACCGGTATTTGCTGGGACAAGGATCGCTTCGGGAAGGACTACCTGGGTGAGTTTGAGCTCGCTCTTGATGAGGCCTTCGCCGAGGATGGCATCACCGACCTTGGGCCAGGCTGGATCCCCCTGAAGAGCAAGAGGACCGGAAAGAAGAGCAGCGTCGTCTCAGGTGAGGTGGAGCTGCAATTGACCATCGTCGACAACTCGAATCTCGAAGCCACTCCCAGAGAGCTCTACGACCAGTTCATTTCCGTCACCAAGTCTGCGCCTGTGCTTGATACCGCCTCGCAAGTATCGTCCACGCGCTCCAAGAACGCATATGAATTTGTCAATGGCGATAGCGACACCTTGGGCATTGTTTATCTGGAGATTGGCAAGATCACCGACTTGCCTCCCGAGCGCAACGTGACCAAGACCGGCTTCGACATGGATCCCTTCGTCGTCATCTCACTCGGCAGGCAGACATTCCGCACCAAGACGATCCGGCACAATCTCAATCCCGTGTATAACGAAAAGATGATCTTCACGATATCGAATTACGAGCAGATGTACTCCTTCAACTTTACCGTCATCGACCACGATAAATATTCTGGCAACGACTTTGTCGCTTCCGTCAACCTTCCGATCCGGGAAATCATGGAAAACGCACCAAAGCCCAACCCAGAAACCGGTCTCTATCACCTGAAGGATATCCCAGACTACGCTCCAGTGCAGAAGAGCGGTGGCCGATTCGCGAGATTGGGCCTGTCTCGGACGGCCTCTGTTCAAAGCTTGAGCAAAGCCGCCAGGCCTGGTCTTTCTAGGCAAAACTCCACGGCCACAAAGGAACCATCGGTAGCTGGGACCCCTCTTCAGATCGCTGTCGACAGTGCTCAGGAATATGGCCGGACTGCCCTTCCCCCGCCTAGCCCGGCCTTGCTGTCACCTGGGGAGAATcccatggcggcggcgggtgcGGCTGCTATGGGTGGCGAGATTGCGTCCCAGTCCGAAGGGGACGATGACAACTTCACTTTCTTGACTCTTCCTCTCAAGATGAAGAACCTTGAGAAGTGGGAGTCCAAGCACAGCCCTCAACTCTATCTTCGCATCAAGTACATGCCGTACCCTGCGCTGAGACAGCAGTTCTGGAGGGCACTCTTGAAGCAGTACGACGCGGACGAGAGCGGGCGCATCAGCAAGGTCGAGCTGACAACCATGCTGGACACCCTCGGCTCCACACTGCGCGAGTCTACCATCGATAGCTTTTTCCAGCGATTCCCCCATAGGATGGAAGGGGACGACTCGGATGATTTGACTATGGACGAGGCCGTCATTTGCTTGGAGGATCAGCTAGAGGCCAAGTCGCGCTCGACCGTGCAGGGAATGGtcgacaaggtcaaggatAACGTGAAGAACCTCCTTCCTGGTCACGGCAAGGACTCTGGTACCACTAGTGATCAAGAGGACGCGGAGACTCCGGCCAGCGGTTCACAACTTACCGATTCAACCCTCAACGTACCAGATCTTGGCACCTCTGGTGAGGAAGGAGACCTGCTCGACCGTGATGACTTGAACCTTTCATCTAGCGGCGAGGAACACGTTGTGGAGATCAAGGAGTGCCCTATTTGCCACCAACCTCGCCTGAACAAGCGGAAGGATGCCGACATCATTACCCACATTGCAACTTGCGCCAGCCAGGATTGGCGCCAAGTCGACAATCTTGTGATGGGTGGCTTCGTTACTTCGAGCCAAGCCCAGCGCAAGTGGTATTCCAAGGTCATCACCAAGATCTCGTATGGCGGCTACAAGGTTGGAGCCAACTCGGCCAACATTCTTGTCCAGGACCGTATTACCGGACAGATCAacgaggagaagatgagCGTCTACGTCCGACTTGGCATCCGCTTGCTGTACAAGGGTCTCAAGTCCAACAACATGGAGACGAAGCGCATCCGTAAGCTCCTCAAGAGCCTTAGTGTCAAGCAGGGCAAGAAGTACGACGATCCGAACTCCAAGGCGGAGATCCCCAAGTTCATCCAGTTCCACGGTCTTGATCTGTCCGAAGTTGCACAGCCTCTGGAGGAATTCAAGAACTTCAACGAATTCTTCTATCGCGCCCTCAAGCCCGGTGCGCGCCCCTGTTCGGCTCCTGAAAACCCTCGCATCGTCGTTTCTCCCGCCGACTGCCGCTGCGTTGTCTTCAACAGCATCGACACGGCCACCAATGTCTGGATCAAGGGTCGTGAATTTACCGTCAAGCGCCTGCTTGGTGACGCTTACCCTGAAGATGTTGCGCGGTACGAGGGAGGTGCGCTCGGCATCTTCCGCCTTGCGCCACAGGATTACCACCGCTTTCATATCCCCGTTGACGGTGTTATGCGCCAGCCCAAGACGATCGAAGGAGAGTACTATACTGTCAACCCAATGGCCATTCGGTCGGCGCTGGATGTGTACGGCGAGAACGTGAGAGTGCTAGTGCCGATTGACAGCCCCGTGTTTGGCCGCGTCATGGTTGTTTGCGTTGGCGCCATGATGGTCGGTAGTACCGTCATTACGAGGAATGAGGGCGACGAGGTGAAGAGGGGCGAGGAGCTCGGATACTTCAAGTTTGGTGGTAGCACGATTGTTGTGCTCTTTGAGCCGGGCAGGATGGTGTGGGATGAGGATCTGGTGCAGAACTCGCTTCTGCCTTTGGAGACTTTG ATCCGCGTCGGCATGTCGGTCGGTCACGCACCTGATGAGCCACAGTGGATTCCTGATATGCCCAAGAACGAGGGCGATATCACGGCCGAGGACAAGGCCGAAGCCAAGCGCCGTATCCAGGGCCAGGTTGCCGAGGAGTCGCCGGAGGATAGCGGCAATGACGAGgttccccctcctccggcgTTGGGTCCATGA
- a CDS encoding coatomer subunit epsilon — protein sequence MSDPFGAEAELINIESHFYQGQYQEVIDFDTTSFSADNALPARVLQLRARIALGQAEDVLAEVAGEKKPELEAVGALAQLKAGDAESAVETIEQLAATDAGEIGIVQVVGGTVLAAAGKADEALALLQRHQGNLEAVALIVHIYLAQNRTELAVKEVASARRLAQDSLLFNLAESWVGLRLGGDKYQQAFYVFEELAQAPATSSVRSLVSQAVAEIHLGRTEEAQAALDQALKKEPGFADAIANQLVWSVITGQDSAEYKAALEQADPNHPFLTDLAEKSDLFDKAATKYKAKVSA from the exons ATGTCCGACCCCTTTGGAGCCGAGGCCGAACTAATCAACATCGAGAGCCACTTCTACCAAGGCCAATACCAAGAAGTCATCGACTTTGACACCACCTCTTTCTCGGCCGACAACGCCCTCCCCGCGCGCGTCCTCCAGCTGCGCGCGCGCATCGCGCTCGGCCAAGCCGAGGACGTGCTCGCCGAAGTTGCGGGCGAGAAGAAGCCGGAGCTCGAGGCGGTGGGTGCGTTGGCGCAGCTGAAAGCGGGTGACGCCGAGTCAGCCGTGGAGACGATCGAGCAGCTGGCGGCCACGGACGCGGGTGAAATTGGTATTGTCCAGGTCGTGGGCGGGACggtgctggcggcggcgggtaAAGCCGACGaggcgctggcgctgctgCAGAGGCACCAGGGCAACCTGGAGGCTGTCGCGCTGATTGTGCACATCTACCTGGCGCAGAACAGGACGGAATTGGCGGTTAAGGAGGTGGCCAGCGCGCGGAGGCTGGCGCAAGATAGCTTGTTGTTTAACCTGGCTGAGTCGTGGGTAGGGTTGAGACTG GGCGGCGACAAGTACCAGCAAGCATTCTACGTCTTTGAAGAGCTCGCACAAGCACCCGCTACCTCCTCCGTACGGAGTCTCGTTTCGCAGGCCGTTGCTGAGATTCATCTCGGCCGCACAGAGGAGGCCCAGGCTGCCCTGGACCAGGCGCTCAAGAAGGAGCCCGGATTCGCGGACGCTATCGCGAACCAGCTCGTCTGGAGCGTCATTACTGGACAAGATTCGGCCGAGTACAAGGC TGCCCTCGAGCAGGCTGATCCCAACCACCCCTTCTTGACCGATCTGGCCGAGAAGAGCGACCTCTTTGACAAGGCGGCGACAAAGTACAAGGCCAAGGTTTCTGCTTAA
- a CDS encoding X-Pro dipeptidyl-peptidase, whose protein sequence is MGDASQPRTIHGPPRLLDIQTTVPDPRILFMKNVSIPLKSSPFPIRANIYLPKPCASSPGLDVNEPQPEVQSKKYPVIVTYGPYGKDIPYSSFHPGSFAEVNAEQRSEFSAWETPDPVYWCKQGYAVVRADERGTGQSPGLLDTMSKDTSDAFCQVIEWCAEQEWSNGKVGLLGVSYYAGSQWRVAARRPKGLAAIIPWEGMSDYYRDRCRHGGILSNNFIDIWWNRQVLVNQYGLPGRSELKFPPDGPSARGQEDTIEGDLSEEQLVSNRNDQTKDNEAHRFRDEDYYASKEYRLEDIEVPVLSVANWGGITLHLRGNVLGYTYAGSRFKYLRFITGRHDLPFYYKEHVELQKSFLDAFLKGEDKVGWSIPDKVSPIEVTLRKGNVGFNDAEKEKAYKRRNEGQWPLYSTEYTDFYLGSDHTLSRNRPDPTMPAQIGYKALESLDKPELVQFVTAPFEKETEITGHIVAHLNVSVTPENTQNEADIDLFLTIRHIDRSGNEVFYTGTAGDPVPVCKGWLRVSNRKVHEENPRHKPWLPFREYFSTDVLPVKAGEVYGVDVELWPTNVVVGVGGGILLEVSSGDTQGAGIFQHNSETDRPASKFAGQNHIHFGEGFDNYVTLPIIPEHI, encoded by the exons ATGGGCGACGCTTCCCAACCTCGAACCATCCACGgccctcctcgcctcctcGACATCCAAACCACCGTCCCCGACCCGCGAATCCTCTTCATGAAAAACGTCTCCATCCCTCTCAAATCCTCCCCGTTTCCCATCCGCGCCAACATCTACCTCCCGAAGCCATGTGCCTCCTCGCCCGGCCTCGATGTCAACGAACCCCAACCCGAGGTCCAATCCAAGAAATACCCAGTCATAGTAACCTACGGCCCCTATGGGAAGGACATCCCTTACTCTTCATTCCACCCAGGCTCCTTCGCCGAGGTCAACGCCGAGCAGCGGTCCGAGTTCTCCGCCTGGGAGACGCCCGATCCGGTGTACTGGTGCAAGCAAGGGTATGCGGTGGTGCGAGCGGACGAGCGCGGGACGGGACAGAGCCCGGGACTGCTGGATACGATGAGTAAGGATACGAGCGATGCTTTTTGTCAAGTGATTGAGTGGTGTGCGGAGCAGGAGTGGTCGAATGGGAAGGTGGGCTTATTGGGGGTTTCTTATTATGCTG GTTCTCAATGGCGAGTCGCTGCTCGTCGACCAAAGGGCTTAGCGGCCATCATCCCTTGGGAAGGCATGTCTGACTACTACCGCGATCGGTGTCGACATGGCGGAATCCTCTCCAACAACTTCATCGATATCTGGTGGAACCGGCAGGTGCTGGTTAATCAGTATGGTCTGCCCGGCCGCTCCGAACTGAAGTTCCCACCAGACGGACCCAGCGCTAGGGGACAGGAAGACACGATCGAAGGTGACCTATCCGAGGAACAGTTGGTATCAAACAGAAACGATCAGACCAAAGACAACGAGGCGCATCGGTTTCGCGACGAAGACTATTATGCCAGTAAGGAGTATCGACTTGAGGACATCGAGGTTCCTGTGCTGAGCGTGGCGAACTGGGGCGGTATCACGCTCCATCTGCGCGGTAACGTGCTGGGTTATACGTATGCCGGATCAAGATTCAAGTATCTGCGTTTCATCACTGGTCGACACGATCTTCCGTTCTACTACAAGGAGCATGTTGAACTTCAAAAGAGCTTCCTTGACGCCTTTCTCAAGGGAGAAGATAAGGTCGGCTGGAGTATCCCTGACAAAGTCTCTCCCATCGAGGTAACGCTGCGCAAAGGTAATGTTGGCTTCAACGACgcagagaaggagaaagcgTACAAGAGACGGAATGAGGGCCAATGGCCGCTTTATTCAACAGAGTATACAGACTTCTACCTTGGATCTGATCACACTCTCTCCCGGAACAGGCCAGACCCAACCATGCCAGCGCAAATCGGATACAAAGCTCTTGAAAGCCTGGACAAGCCTGAGTTGGTCCAATTCGTCACAGCACCCTTCGAGAAAGAGACCGAGATAACCGGCCATATCGTGGCACACTTGAATGTCTCGGTGACGCCTGAGAACACGCAAAACGAGGCAGACATTGACCTCTTCCTGACCATTCGCCATATCGACCGTTCGGGGAACGAAGTGTTCTACACCGGAACAGCGGGTGACCCCGTTCCTGTCTGCAAAGGCTGGCTCCGAGTGAGCAACCGAAAGGTCCACGAGGAAAATCCCAGGCACAAGCCATGGCTCCCTTTTAGAGAGTACTTCTCGACCGATGTTCTTCCCGTGAAGGCTGGAGAGGTGTACGGCGTTGACGTTGAGCTCTGGCCAACCAACGTAGTGGTGGGCGTAGGTGGTGGGATTTTGCTCGAGGTTTCCAGTGGTGACACGCAGGGCGCTGGGATCTTCCAGCATAACTCCGAGACAGACAG ACCCGCTTCAAAATTTGCTGGCCAGAATCATATCCATTTCGGAGAAGGCTTTGACAACTATGTCACACTGCCCATAATCCCGGAACACATCTAG
- a CDS encoding X-Pro dipeptidyl-peptidase, variant produces the protein MGDASQPRTIHGPPRLLDIQTTVPDPRILFMKNVSIPLKSSPFPIRANIYLPKPCASSPGLDVNEPQPEVQSKKYPVIVTYGPYGKDIPYSSFHPGSFAEVNAEQRSEFSAWETPDPVYWCKQGYAVVRADERGTGQSPGLLDTMSKDTSDAFCQVIEWCAEQEWSNGKVGLLGVSYYAGSQWRVAARRPKGLAAIIPWEGMSDYYRDRCRHGGILSNNFIDIWWNRQVLVNQYGLPGRSELKFPPDGPSARGQEDTIEGDLSEEQLVSNRNDQTKDNEAHRFRDEDYYASKEYRLEDIEVPVLSVANWGGITLHLRGNVLGYTYAGSRFKYLRFITGRHDLPFYYKEHVELQKSFLDAFLKGEDKVGWSIPDKVSPIEVTLRKGNVGFNDAEKEKAYKRRNEGQWPLYSTEYTDFYLGSDHTLSRNRPDPTMPAQIGYKALESLDKPELVQFVTAPFEKETEITGHIVAHLNVSVTPENTQNEADIDLFLTIRHIDRSGNEVFYTGTAGDPVPVCKGWLRVSNRKVHEENPRHKPWLPFREYFSTDVLPVKAGEVYGVDVELWPTNVVVGVGGGILLEVSSGDTQGAGIFQHNSETDR, from the exons ATGGGCGACGCTTCCCAACCTCGAACCATCCACGgccctcctcgcctcctcGACATCCAAACCACCGTCCCCGACCCGCGAATCCTCTTCATGAAAAACGTCTCCATCCCTCTCAAATCCTCCCCGTTTCCCATCCGCGCCAACATCTACCTCCCGAAGCCATGTGCCTCCTCGCCCGGCCTCGATGTCAACGAACCCCAACCCGAGGTCCAATCCAAGAAATACCCAGTCATAGTAACCTACGGCCCCTATGGGAAGGACATCCCTTACTCTTCATTCCACCCAGGCTCCTTCGCCGAGGTCAACGCCGAGCAGCGGTCCGAGTTCTCCGCCTGGGAGACGCCCGATCCGGTGTACTGGTGCAAGCAAGGGTATGCGGTGGTGCGAGCGGACGAGCGCGGGACGGGACAGAGCCCGGGACTGCTGGATACGATGAGTAAGGATACGAGCGATGCTTTTTGTCAAGTGATTGAGTGGTGTGCGGAGCAGGAGTGGTCGAATGGGAAGGTGGGCTTATTGGGGGTTTCTTATTATGCTG GTTCTCAATGGCGAGTCGCTGCTCGTCGACCAAAGGGCTTAGCGGCCATCATCCCTTGGGAAGGCATGTCTGACTACTACCGCGATCGGTGTCGACATGGCGGAATCCTCTCCAACAACTTCATCGATATCTGGTGGAACCGGCAGGTGCTGGTTAATCAGTATGGTCTGCCCGGCCGCTCCGAACTGAAGTTCCCACCAGACGGACCCAGCGCTAGGGGACAGGAAGACACGATCGAAGGTGACCTATCCGAGGAACAGTTGGTATCAAACAGAAACGATCAGACCAAAGACAACGAGGCGCATCGGTTTCGCGACGAAGACTATTATGCCAGTAAGGAGTATCGACTTGAGGACATCGAGGTTCCTGTGCTGAGCGTGGCGAACTGGGGCGGTATCACGCTCCATCTGCGCGGTAACGTGCTGGGTTATACGTATGCCGGATCAAGATTCAAGTATCTGCGTTTCATCACTGGTCGACACGATCTTCCGTTCTACTACAAGGAGCATGTTGAACTTCAAAAGAGCTTCCTTGACGCCTTTCTCAAGGGAGAAGATAAGGTCGGCTGGAGTATCCCTGACAAAGTCTCTCCCATCGAGGTAACGCTGCGCAAAGGTAATGTTGGCTTCAACGACgcagagaaggagaaagcgTACAAGAGACGGAATGAGGGCCAATGGCCGCTTTATTCAACAGAGTATACAGACTTCTACCTTGGATCTGATCACACTCTCTCCCGGAACAGGCCAGACCCAACCATGCCAGCGCAAATCGGATACAAAGCTCTTGAAAGCCTGGACAAGCCTGAGTTGGTCCAATTCGTCACAGCACCCTTCGAGAAAGAGACCGAGATAACCGGCCATATCGTGGCACACTTGAATGTCTCGGTGACGCCTGAGAACACGCAAAACGAGGCAGACATTGACCTCTTCCTGACCATTCGCCATATCGACCGTTCGGGGAACGAAGTGTTCTACACCGGAACAGCGGGTGACCCCGTTCCTGTCTGCAAAGGCTGGCTCCGAGTGAGCAACCGAAAGGTCCACGAGGAAAATCCCAGGCACAAGCCATGGCTCCCTTTTAGAGAGTACTTCTCGACCGATGTTCTTCCCGTGAAGGCTGGAGAGGTGTACGGCGTTGACGTTGAGCTCTGGCCAACCAACGTAGTGGTGGGCGTAGGTGGTGGGATTTTGCTCGAGGTTTCCAGTGGTGACACGCAGGGCGCTGGGATCTTCCAGCATAACTCCGAGACAGACAGGTGA
- the cia84 gene encoding complex I intermediate-associated protein CIA84, which yields MRSHLARNATTTTPNVYRRLHAAVGHHHGLLRPCSATALSARRCLFDCQHDVAHIPRDVALCTRTSKRTFISLFTPKPERFVKLPHFDPGYNVLLQYRKSEVEQERPPPRDQLVTAFKKLTKFKADTNRPLNPNQAFLLRTVLHYLLVTKPEADAPVDLKMSDLENAMDAALLPPKGSPEFHLALARLLHEEIMRRRLILLNPEERKVHLTKDDFARYIKALTQYGGSLEAAGRVKEFWQQLKDERSAVYFRGSGRIWIMVLEGLANEGREEELLQFWEEAQETGGIKYIPGVHQIFVTYYARQDKIEETKQWYSKPIHSGFSPTGETLLELVRSSRRSSQKWNEWLLPVFEQVVQDKFAKKGSLDAFLQWSVLALDKGPDGIKTYLQTMASGDFYQSHEVKVDATTINRLMQAAQEKGNPYMAERFWQLAQDFNIKANVHTYLNQMSYRLDANDIEGAHQIFSKLASGAVEVEFDEDLPVMNKYLRVLCAQQEPNIQHILTITSALEQRHAVLEPETIVALCLVFLNHDKKFDVIDTLSLHSVSISHIERQQIYKAFVDYICSPQTTTDRAWDAYSLLRQYFPETSVDDRVRLMESFFERKKPDMACLVFGHMRAHDDDNMHPTADIYVRCLEGLGRCPIPEQRPSDPASSLKMVHNMLKMDTRVEMNTRLYNALMLAYAAGGDPFTALDFWEEHITRSAEGPSYNSLAIVFWCCELIPLGDRYARPVWQKMLRMDLEVPQYVFNAYCAAIARSNAAWGRKMDEVFKLIKGTDASLGYGASMMTLGLTYNALPDPVSKDEFAAWAKEEYPEEWARLESKGQKETEFQGPVFNITRLFEA from the exons ATGCGGTCGCATCTAGCACGCAacgcgacgacgacgacaccgaATGTGTACAGACGACTTCACGCCGCCGTcggtcatcatcatggctTATTGCGCCCATGCTCCGCAACAGCCCTGTCTGCCCGCCGCTGTCTCTTCGACTGCCAACATGACGTCGCGCACATTCCACGCGACGTTGCCCTATGTACCCGAACCTCTAAGCGGACGTTTATCAGCCTCTTCACACCGAAGCCCGAACGATTCGTGAAGCTTCCCCATTTTGACCCAGGCTACAATGTGCTTCTCCAGTACAGGAAGAGCGAGGTTGAACAGGAGCGCCCACCTCCACGGGACCAGCTGGTGACGGCCTTCAAGAAGCTAACAAAATTCAAGGCAGACACCAATAGACCACTGAATCCCAATCAGGCTTTCCTCTTGAGAACGGTGTTACACTACCTTTTGGTGACCAAGCCCGAGGCTGACGCTCCCGTTGACCTCAAAATGAGCGACCTCGAAAATGCTATGGACGCTGCATTGCTGCCTCCCAAGGGCTCTCCCGAATTCCACCTTGCGCTAGCCCGGTTGCTGCACGAGGAGATTATGCGCAGGAGGCTCATCTTGTTGAACCCCGAGGAACGCAAAGTGCATTTGACCAAAGATGACTTCGCGAGATACATCAAGGCGTTGACGCAATACGGAGGCTCCCTGGAAGCAGCAGGTCGAGTGAAAGAGTTTTGGCAACAATTGAAGGATGAAAGGAGCGCTGTTTACTTCAGAGGCTCGGGGAGAATCTGGATTATGGTGTTGGAGGGCCTGGCGAACGAGGGTCGGGAAGAGGAACTACTACAGTTCTGGGAGGAGGCACAAGAGACGGGAGGCATCAAATACATCCCAGGCGTGCACCAGATCTTCGTTACATACTATGCGAGGCAGGACAAGATCGAGGAAACAAAGCAGTGGTACAGCAAGCCTATACACAGCGGTTTCTCTCCTACGGGAGAGACATTGCTGGAACTGGTGCGATCATCACGGCGATCAAGCCAGAAGTGGAATGAATGGCTTTTGCCAGTTTTTGAGCAGGTGGTCCAAGATAAGTTTGCAAAGAAAGGATCATTGGACGCCTTCCTACAATGGTCCGTATTAGCTCTGGATAAGGGGCCAGACGGCATTAAGACATACCTCCAGACCATGGCCAGCGGCGATTTCTACCAAAGTCATGAGGTCAAGGTCGatgccaccaccatcaaccgGCTTATGCAAGCCGCCCAGGAAAAGGGGAATCCGTATATGGCTGAGAGGTTTTGGCAGCTGGCCCAGGACTTCAACATCAAAGCCAACGTTCACACCTACCTTAACCAAATGTCATACCGACTCGACGCCAACGATATCGAAGGGGCTCATCAAATCTTCTCGAAGCTCGCGTCGGGAGCCGTCGAGGTCGAATTCGACGAAGACCTGCCCGTAATGAACAAATACCTCCGCGTTTTGTGTGCACAGCAGGAACCCAATATCCAGCACATCCTAACCATCACTTCGGCGCTCGAACAGCGCCACGCCGTCTTGGAGCCGGAAACCATCGTTGCGCTTTGCCTTGTCTTCCTCAACCACGACAAGAAGTTCGATGTAATCGACACCTTGTCGCTGCACTCCGTCTCCATCAGCCACATCGAACGACAGCAGATCTACAAGGCCTTTGTCGACTACATCTGCTCCCCCCAAACCACGACCGACCGCGCCTGGGACGCCTACTCGCTGCTGCGGCAATACTTCCCCGAGACGTCGGTCGACGACCGCGTCCGGCTCATGGAATCCTTCTTCGAGCGCAAGAAGCCCGACATGGCGTGCCTCGTGTTCGGCCACATGCGCgcccacgacgacgacaacatgCACCCCACCGCCGACATCTACGTGCGCTGTCTCGAGGGTTTGGGTCGGTGCCCGATCCCCGAGCAGCGGCCCAGCGACCCAGCCAGCTCCCTGAAGATGGTGCACAACATGCTCAAGATGGACACGCGCGTGGAGATGAACACAAGGCTGTACAACGCCCTGATGCTGGCGTACGCGGCCGGTGGGGACCCCTTTACTGCGCTGGATTTCTGGGAGGAACACATCACCCGCTCGGCCGAGGGCCCGTCGTATAACAGCTTGGCGATTGTGTTTTGGTGTTGCGAGCTGATCCCGCTAGGCGATCGGTATGCTAGGCCGGTGTGGCAGAAGATGTTGCGAATGGATCTGGAGGTGCCGCAGTACGTTTTCAATGCGTATTGCGCGGCTATCGCAAGAAGTAACGCGGCGTGGGGGAGAAAGATGGACGAGGTGTTTAAGCTGATCAAGGGGACTGACGCGAGCTTGGGGTATGGGGCTAGTATGATGAC GCTTGGACTAACCTATAACGCCCTTCCCGACCCGGTGTCCAAGGACGAGTTCGCGGCCTGGGCAAAGGAGGAGTACCCGGAGGAGTGGGCGAGATTGGAGAGTAAGGGGCAGAAAGAAACCGAATTTCAGGGACCTGTGTTCAACATTACCAGGCTGTTTGAGGCTTGA